The genomic region CCAACCACCGGCGTCCGGTTTCTGACCATGGTACTCCTCCCCGCGACCTCTGCATACACCACCGACCACGCCCAATGCACGCAGAACACGTGATAGGTGCGTCGAAACAGGAGGCAAGTGGAATGGCAGTTTCCGCCCCGTGGTCGTGGGGCGTGGGCAATCCGCGGGACACGACCGAAGTTTTTTCACAGCATTGCGCACGACGTGCGGGAAGATCGGAAACTGACCCAAGCCCAAGATTGATGAAGAAGCAAAAAAAAGAGACCTCAAGAGGCCAGCCTCTTCAGCGCCctcgcctgtgcacttattaggccctacacaggcccgggggcttctgtcggtgcaacaaaccctgggtctgttgcccatactgtgcacaggcacgggaacaggATTGAGGCACCGGCCCAACTCAAGGTGCAAGAGACCAAGagcttcgaaggaccaacatgcaaacCAGGAGGACCAAAATCAGGCCAAAGAAGCAAGATGCCACCAGGTGAAAAGCCCCCCTTGCCGAGCAAGTGGGATCGGCAGGGGCGGGGCCGCTCCCGGAAGAAGATGCCCAAGAcgtcccggcaaggcttgccgggactCACgagggcaaaaccacctcacccaactactccaccacgacccacgtcgttaatcagtgcggtgtcaagccgcaaagtgactaagtggcagccattcgccacatggcagcctttCTCTACAGAAGATGCCCTAGAACgacacccgtcctacgacgtgtcaagcgagcaggtgtgaagctggcaaaatagcccgacaaggcttgtcgggcaaccaacgacgtgacgttaagcagtgcatttaatgcaccctgtcagcttgcagagttaggtatgatagcactgtttgttatcttattagtgcataatgattactttgccattgtggtagtcccttaatctataaaaggaggcccatggcaaccgtagagagGGTTAGAAGGTTGCATAACAAACACGCCCATACGCACGTAGCCACTTTCGCCCTTCCCGGGGCAAGTATACTACGCTCCGCTAccactcttccaccatcaatcctccaaagcaggagtagggttttacgcctcacggcggcccgaacctgggtaaaattgcatgtgtgatctctgtcgtgctgccccacgctcatctgctctttgtgcaatgcgacgtccccttgccgaaccagcaaggagccctctggtcccataggtggtcgtggtttcccgcgacactaGGTGCATACATTCAATTGATTTCTAGATTTTAAATGCTCCCCTCCTGTTGCTAAGAACATATAGCCATGTAAtctttcttgctatttttttggaCATTTTTTTTAGCTAATTAGATGATTGTTTGCCGAGATTCACTTAATTATGGCATACAAACAATATAGCCACCGCCACATCGATGAACTCTGAAGCTGAATTGTTTTTGTTTGGTTTCACATTTCATTTGGAAGAACGAGATGTCCAGGATCAActaacaaaaaacacaaagaataAGGTATGTAGTCGTTGTGATGCTTTCTTCTTTTTCTATTTACATGTATAAGCTACACTAGAATGGACCCTTTATGGCCCTCGTTGTTGTTTCGAAACAGTTGTAATCTTTGCTATAACAATTCACACTTTTCTTTGAGAAGAAGAATGTGCTCATTGATGTTGTTTAGTCTGTGCTAAATTTTATGCATGGTGTCCTAAAGGAGTAGTATACTGAACCGTAATTAGCACCACTGAATAATTCTCATGAGTACTTACCAATTAACATGTCTGTGCTACACTCATCATGCTACTTATTTATATATGTCACGATTGAACATGACTCTCTAGCCTCTATTCTTATCATACTTTCCATTTCACATTCTTAGTTGTTTACTGTTTCCAAACTTTCTGGTGAATGACAACTACTAATTATTAAGCGATACTGTATATAATGTGCTCTTTAGTATAGCGTCAGAACAACTAAATTTGTTGTCATGAACTATTTTCTTTATTATATTTGTCTACTTGCTCACTAAACAATGCATTCACGTCCAGTTTCTTTCCCAGTTTTGTCAATTTGTCGTTGATCCTTGGATTATTTTGTGCGTTGTATTGTACAAGTTTGGCAATGTCCATTTTCTGTCATTTAAGAGTTCTATTTTGCTCTGTTCCTATAGTAACCATTTGGGACTTGGATACAAAGTTTTGTCCTAGGCGGTTGAATTTATAAGGACATGATATCTTGCCATTATGCAGCCTATACCATGCTTGTGCCATGGCAGTATTAACCCCTCCATCAACTCTTTGTTGCTGAAGAAACCAGTAGTTGTATTCATTGCATGTCAGCTGGTCTACGACTTCCATAAGTTTGCATCATTTATTTTGAGTACTTTGTTGTTAGTAACTTCAACAAGACTGTAAAAATATGTTGGATCTACAGGGGGCAACGCCTGACCAGCGATACTGAGGTGTCGTTGGCCATGGGTGCAGCTGTCCACGGCTAGGGGTGGGATTGTTAGTTTGTTACAACATATGGATGATATGCACATAGAAGGTGCTCTAATAATCCCCACTATTATTTATTTGTATCATCTGCTAatggttttgtatttgaaaaagaATATTATCCTTGTTTCTTATATACGCAGGCTGGTATAAACAAGCTATGATTGTTTGGGCTATGATTCGCAACATAGATTGGGGATTTAAAAATGTTAGACAAGAAAGTTATCGGCATGGTAGGTTCAGATtcagttctatttttttattttattttctgttacaaAATCAGTTTTTGATACTTTTCTCCCTTTTATGTCCTAAATCAGATAAGTATCTCAGTGTTTTATATGCAATGTTACACATTTGTTCGAGACAAAAAAAACATATATTGAGTTTACTTACGAACCTTTGGTTGAGATGAAAGTTTACATCTGATGTCATTCCACTAGGACTGGAAATAGTCCCAAAAAATGTTGTATTACCTCTCTCTTGGTAACTAATATTTGTATGGCGTGATTTCTGGAATTCACAGTCTAAGATCTAAATAGTCTGATTCATGTTGTCAAAATCTTATCGAGGTCTTGGCTAACTATGCAACATAATCTTGAATATGATTTGTATTGTTTGGTGTTTATATTATGTAGTGCTCAAGTCTTTCACCTGGAAATATTATTAATTGATCAAATTAATCTAAGTTTAGTTCTTGATGATTATTTTGTGGGACTAGAAAATGAAGTTTTTATGTTTGTACTTTGTAGGAATTATTATAATGGAGTATTCTTTCTTCGTATCTCTCTTGTTGGTTTGCTTGTTAGAACCACAACTGTCATTACAAAGCATCTCTATGTCTCTTTCTAACTGTTACTATTTCCATTGTCTTGGCTTGCAGGTCGCCGCTTGAGTCGGATGAGGTCATGGTTACTTTACTTGGTGAGTTACTGCCCAGGAAGAGCACAATCCACCACCGCTATATATCAGATGGTGCCATCAAGGACGTCGTCATATTGACCGCCGATGACCTACATCCTTTCGCTTTCCCTCATGTTTTGCAGAATGGAAGTGGCCTGAAAGCCACTTGAATGAAATCTTATGTCTTGCGATGTGCCAATGCCATGAACTAGATGTCTGTAGtatatttttttaatttgaaaTGTTTACCTGTGATATTGAGCCCGGTACTTTAGTGCATGGATCAGCATTGCAGTTGCAATTGTTTTGATGTTATGGTGATCTTTGTTTTGTGCAGATTAAGAAGGCTTTGTACTGATTTTTTATAGGTCACATGCGACAAGTTGCCCGTCCTATGTTAATCTTCATACTTTGTACTGAATTTTTATGTGAACCAGTTATTTGTCCGGATTGTCTTATATCGTAAATCTTGATGTCTTCTGGTAAATCTTGATGCTCTTTGTCGAACCACTCATGGATTTTAATGCTTTCTATTGATCCATATCCTGCTTTGTACTTTACTCTGTATATTGGATTACATCCTTGATAAATACCAGATGCTGGATCATTGGATCACTTCTTTAGAAAGGCGCACTCTGCGCCCAAACATAAATTGGCTCCTTTTGTCTATATTGAGCACTGTGAATTGGACCATTGTTGTAATGACCAAATGTGTCATGTTTGCCTAGCTTATATATGTTGCCTTACCCTTTGGCGTTACTCCGACAAAATCCTCTGCTGAAACAAACGTCCCGAGCTTTACCAATGCCCTGTTTCTGATGTAAATCTACTGTGTTGGACTAATCCATCCTGAAAATCACTCTAATTCCCTTTTGCAACACAAAATGTTATGTTTAAGCGTTGGGAAAATGCAATGAGTAAAGCACCATGCGCCAAAAGCTTTTTACCGGATTGGATATCGCTTTTTACCAGATTGTATATCGCTGCCGGGTGCAGCAAGCCACACTTTCTATCtagtttagatcactaaagtagtgatctaaacgctcttatatttcttcctCATAAAGACTAGATAACTTATTCTTATTCGTTCCAGCCTGACCTTGCAGTATACACATTACAACAGGATCTAAAGGAGCAAGGACTACAGATCCTCCGACCTCAACCTGGGTATCAAAACTCAAATCTCGGACCAAAATCATTCACAGAAGCACTCTCATTGCAAGCTCTACAACTAACCGAAAATGAGACATAGACCAAGGAAATGCGGAGAGAAATTCCACATCAAGCGCTGTCAGTCTGCCAACACCAGCTACTATTATCCCTAACAAGGAATTTCAGTCTCTAGAAATCCTATTCCTAACTGCGAACCTCGGTGTGTGCTTGAAAGTCCTCAAGATTCTCTCCATAACGGATATCTGAAGATAAGACTACCTTGGTTGTAACCAGAAGAAAAGGGGACGACACAGTTCACTCATACTGTCGCTGCATCTCAGCTCCTGCCAAAAATGTATATCTAATAAGAAGCTAGAATAAAAGCAACCTAAACTTGATAGACCCTAAGCGAACAACTGCAACATTAATCCCAGGCACTGGGAGCTCCAGCACCACCATAGCCACCACCCCCGTAGCTGCTGCCTCCAGCATAGTCACTGGCGCCACCACCCTTGCCAAAGGAAGAAGATTCCCTACGGAAGTCACGGCCACCAAAGCGGCTCCCACCTCCGGCACCACGTCTGttccttccaccaccaccaccataggaTGGGCGAGCTGCATAGCGAGTAAGCCATGCAGGTACCTCCTGATTAGATTCTTGCATTAGGTCAGCTAGAGACTTTGCCATCGAAGAGTTGTTGTCATTAAAGAAAGCAGTCGCAATTCCACTTTTTCCTGCCCTCCCTGTACGACCAATCCTGTGTACGTAGTCATCAATATCATTGGGGAGATCAAAGTTCACAACATGAGCAACATGAGGAATGTCGAGGCCCCGGGCCGCCACATCAGTTGCAACTAGAATTGGAGTTTGACCACTCTTGAAGGATCTCAAAGCATATTCTCTTTCCTGTAAGGATCGGTACACCAATATGTCAGAAAAAAACAGCCCTGATAAGACAAACATCTTTAGTTTCAGAAGAAAAAACGTCCAGTATTTATCCACAAGTAACAAGATTCAAGACTACAGGAATTTTCAAGCAAATCAGTAAATAAGTATCTGCTGTGTGATAGCAATAGCTGAAAGTACAAAAACTACAATAATCTGCCAAACAAACCAAACAGACAGTAAATTGGCGATATTTATTTGATGGCAGCAACTGACCGACTATTACATCATTCCAGAGAACAAACAGAAataaatatgctccaagcaaaaatgGGAGGTTCCGAAGGAAAAAATAAAGAATAAACCTGCTGGTTTCTATCACCATGAATAGAAGTCGCTGGAAATCCATTCGTACACAACCAGTTCTCCAGTGAGTCGGCACCCCTTTTGGTCTCCACAAAGACAAGTGTGAGAGCTTGCTGCAGCAAAGGACAGGAGAAAAATGAGCACTAGGATTAAAGATCTGCATTATCTACTGATCTTAAGAGAAACTAAAGAACAACAAAACATCAGGGTAAGTGATTGAATAATAAAAATAACGGACAGTCAAAATATTACCTTCCCTTGTTCTGAACTGTCTCTTTGCGCATGGAGCAGATCCATCAAGTGACTTCTTTTATCTGCCTCCTGTACAAACTCAACTCTCTGGGCAATCAACTCAGTACTTGACCCGACCCTTCCAACAGCCAGGAATATGTAGTTCTCCAGAAAGTCAGATGCCATTCTCTGTGTTCATTAAGAATAGCCTTGATGTCATTAAGAATGCAAACTAAAAACTTTTGACATAATAAAATAATTAGAAATCATCCGACATGACAAAGGTATTCACAACAAACCCAATTGAAAACTCAATAAGTCAGCACCAGGACACAACTTGCCTAGTTACATCAATGCCAGATCAGTCAGGAAAAGATATTTCAGTAAGGTGGGCAAAATGCAGTCAGGAAAAGATAATTTAACCAGAAAAAAAATAAGAACAAACTTTCCAGCCTATCATGCACATAAAACTTCTCCCATAAAAAAATATGACGCTGATATCTACCAATACTTTCACAGTTCAGCATCTTTTGAACAGACATTCCTGAAATATGTAAATATATTCATGGAGTTGGCATAACTTTCTCTTCAGAGAGCATGTGCATGTTACTAATTTCCATTCACACATACAGAAATAGAACACCCTAGTGCCGAGTGCCGTCACAGAATGAGATTTATATGATGCTAGCGATACTGCATAAAAGAATCTCCGGTGCACGTAGTAACATATAGGCATATGAGAATCATTGTTACTGTTGGACTACAAGCCGAAGATTTTCTACAATATTGGTTTTTTGATGTTCATATAGTTCACTAACAACACATGGCATGTAAATCTAACTACTTTCCCTAAGCTCATCCAGCATAGATCTAAGGTTAACACCATTCATGGAAAAGACTAGAGGGATACGCGCGCTTGCGCTGCGCCCATTTTTCCGTTGGTTCGTTTTGCTTTTTCTGTTTTGTAGTAGTTTGCTGCTCTGGTggattttttgttttattttttggtaTGGTGTGGCAAGGCGGTTGAGCATTGTTCTGGGGCGTTCGGTGCTCTTAGGAACGGGTGTTTTTTCGAGGTCTGCAGTCAGATGACACTTTCTTGTCAAGTAGTCAGTTCGTGTTGTTGTTGCTGGATgcctgctccggtggttgggtccTCATAGTGGAGGCGCGGGGCGTGTCGATCCCATGGCTGGCGGCGACTACAGGGTAGCAGCTGGCCGCAGCACTCTGCGGCGTTGTCATCCCTCCAATCACGCCGTCCTGGTCTCGTCCTCATGGTCGAGCGTGCATCCTCGTCAGGTATGGCGTTGTCGCTGCCTGCCGTACCCATCACAGAGCACCAAGGAAATCAGGAAGATTTATCAATTGGATAACACCATCCAGTATAAGACGCAACAGCACATAAGCCGTGTAAGCACGCGACGAAGCAACAACCTGAGCAAGCAGGAAGCAAGGGGCAGCAGGACTCACGGCCAAAAGAGTGAGGAGAAGACACAGCCGTCGTGTGCACCGTCATGTAGTTCACGTCGAGGCAGATCAATAGGATGATGAGCAACTCCTTGCGAGGGCTTCGGCGCTGGCCGACCCAAGGTGACGGGACGTAGCCGACGCGGCGGCTGCAGCCTCGAGGCAAGGACGGGGCCGGCATGCTGCTGCGGCCCGAGTTCCACATCCCACATAGACACAACCTCCGCCCTCCTGCATGCGCCACCACCCCCTGTGACCGAGCACAGGTGAAGGAGATGGGAGGGGGGCGGGGACGGGATTGCGGCGGAAGGAGACGGCGGCGTGGAGCGTTGTTTGTTCAACAAAAAGAAATAACATGAACTATATATACGAATAGGAAGAGACAGTCAGATCTTTTTCCCTAAAGAGAAGATCCGCCTAACAAGAAGCATCGTGGCTAGCGTAGAAGGAACAAAAAACGAACAGATGAACAAGCAGACCAAACCCCAcgagcagccgccgccccccacACCTCCACCAACCCAGCAGATCAGAGAGGCCGGTGCAGAAAGGAAGACGGCAGCAACAGGACCCCAGCGACAGGAGCAGCTCACCCTCCGGAAAGAACAGCACACGCAGCAGCCAACAAGAACAGGGCCGCCCTCCACCGCGAATGGAAGAAAAGGGCAAGACACCCAGCCGCCACCGCCTATGCTATCGGGAGAGACAACGCTAGACCAGAAGGGGGAATGTATCCGGTGCACCCGCatttgtggtgctaccggtgcaccggatgccatagaatatttttaaaaatctgaaaaaaattctAGCATGTTTCATGTTAACATAATAACATCAATGTATGATGTCACAAAGTTTCATATAAAAAGTTGAAATATTTTTTGAGATACCAAAATAACAAATTTGACACCAGTGCAATAATGagccaaatctaaagcccaagttatgttatgtactattcagtgttgaatttgtcatttttgtttttgGAGTAATGTTTCGAATTTTGACTTGAATTTTTGTGACAATCTACATTGATGTTGTGCAAGTGTGctaaatttttttcagaatttttgaacattttaaaagcaCAATATGagttcggtgcaccggtagcaccacaagctccGGTGCACCAGATATTTTCCCGACCAGAAGGAACCAGCTACACAGGGTAAAAAGGCCTCGCACGCCCCAGTTAAAAGCCCATTTATAAACCGACCATAGGCTAAACTGGGCCCACATACCGCCTAAACCACCCCCGATCAACCAGAGGCTCCCATTTCGTGGGAGCTTAGTATCTGTACCGATGCCATACTACCTAAAGAGTAAAGCATCAGACAAATATATGATATATATCAATAGGGGGAAACATATTAACATAGCAACAATAAAATACGGAAGTATAATCAAGGGCTCAGATTTAATAGCAAGAACCAATCATTTAAATAGAGTGGAGATGCTTCTTAAAATATTTATATATCATCAATATAACTGCAGAAATGTGGAATAAAAAGCTAACCTGTATTTCTCCCGGGAATGTAGCGCTAAACAATAACGTCTGCCTGACACCTCGTGGAGGCATGTCCATTTGCTCAACAATTCTCCGAACTTGCGGCTCAAACCCCATATCCAGCATTCTATCCGCCTCATCAAGGGCAAGGTATCTAATCGACTGTAAGGATACTCTTGCCCTTTCCAGTAAATCAACCAAACGACCAGGAGTAGCCACAAGAATGTCAACACCCCTCTCAAGATCTCTCAACTGGAAAATAATGAAAATCGAGTTTATGGTACAATAGAAATTTAAGTAACTAAGATTACTGCCAAGTATACGGAAGCAAATATGCCGCCACGTTAACTAGCTATAATAACACATCAGAGGGATCATGTGTTACCAAAGGATGCCTAGCACCTCATCGCTAGTTGAAAACTCACCCAGATTGACTAGTCCAATTCTTCAACTTCTACTTTGAGTAGACTTTGTGGTGCATGAATCACAAGATCCAGGACCACTGTTATCATGAGTGATGTTTTGAATTAAACTATCAGCATCATCCTTCACATAAAGCCCATTTTCCCAACGTTGTTTCACTAGTAATGCTGAGAGAACTTTGTGGCAACAACAAAAGGTAATACAGCAGACAAGCAGCACCTGTGCCATCTAACACAAAGTCCGACAAAACTATGGGGAACAATGGGATATCGACAAAACAACCCATAATCAGGTAGGTAACAGACTTATGATCAGGATGACGAACAAAAAGAGAAATAGAAAGATAACTCAGTGCTGGCACTAATGAACATAACAGGAGGCATGTTGCTACAGAAAGAAAACAGATTTTGGACGAAGAAAGAATTGCATTTCGAAAACATACGATCAAGCACTAAACCGTCACCTTGCATAGAATAAAGGACCATGTCTTTCTAAATATACAAATGGACCTGCCAAAGGACATACTGTGTAATATGCTCAGCAACGAAGGATGCAGGCACATGTTCAGTTGTTATTTGCTAACACGAAATTGTTCGATACAGTATGAACAAATTATAAACATACCTAACAATTTTATCAGTTTATGGGAATCACCTTTGCATTGCAGCAAAATTAACTGTAACCATATGCAATGCATGCACCCAGCAATTCCACAGAGACCATTAACATCAGAAGACTTGCACAGCCTCTGTGAAGAACTGACTGCATATCCTACTATGCATATACAGATATACTACACTCATACTGAAATGAGTTCCAGGGCAGAAATTTTATAAGAAACAGACAATTTTCAGAACTTGAGCTATTAGGGCCAACGACAGACAGAACCTGACCTGCTGGGTAATAGGGGCCCCGCCATACGCAACCACTACCCTGACACCTGTCTGATATGAAAATTTTCTCGCCTCTTCATGAATCTGCAGCACAAGGCAAGCACAACGAAACAACTATCACACACATGGCGCAGGAGATTAACTGGGCGTAATATCAAACGCCAAACAAGATATATACACGACCATCACCTGCATTGACAGCTCTCTTGTGGGCGACAAGATGAGGGCAAGAGGGCAGGCGGTCCTACTCCCGCCCCGCTGTGACCGCTGCATGGGCGGGCCCCGCATGATGCCGCTGATGATGGGGAAGCAGAAGGCGGCCGTTTTCCCCGATCCAGTCTGCGCGCAAGCCATGAGATCTCGCCCAGCCAGCGAGATCGGGATGGCATGGCGCTGCACGGGCGTGGGCCGCACGTACTTGCACCGGCGAATGTTGTCGTTCAGCGCGGCGCCGAGGTCGATCTCCGCGAACGTGCCCACGGCGGGCGGAACCTCCCGGCCGCTGGTCTCGACGG from Triticum aestivum cultivar Chinese Spring chromosome 4A, IWGSC CS RefSeq v2.1, whole genome shotgun sequence harbors:
- the LOC123085867 gene encoding DEAD-box ATP-dependent RNA helicase 52C, encoding MAAPSRTSWADVADAEPAPPAPVPAAAPATSNGPARADRSSYVPPHLRNRSSNAPPVSSAPPPRAAPGLLGRPTGGVGGRFGGGGAPPRRWDREPNPFGDEEEVPAEPVPFDEHQNTGINFEAYEDIPVETSGREVPPAVGTFAEIDLGAALNDNIRRCKYVRPTPVQRHAIPISLAGRDLMACAQTGSGKTAAFCFPIISGIMRGPPMQRSQRGGSRTACPLALILSPTRELSMQIHEEARKFSYQTGVRVVVAYGGAPITQQLRDLERGVDILVATPGRLVDLLERARVSLQSIRYLALDEADRMLDMGFEPQVRRIVEQMDMPPRGVRQTLLFSATFPGEIQRMASDFLENYIFLAVGRVGSSTELIAQRVEFVQEADKRSHLMDLLHAQRDSSEQGKQALTLVFVETKRGADSLENWLCTNGFPATSIHGDRNQQEREYALRSFKSGQTPILVATDVAARGLDIPHVAHVVNFDLPNDIDDYVHRIGRTGRAGKSGIATAFFNDNNSSMAKSLADLMQESNQEVPAWLTRYAARPSYGGGGGRNRRGAGGGSRFGGRDFRRESSSFGKGGGASDYAGGSSYGGGGYGGAGAPSAWD